A single genomic interval of Pseudomonadota bacterium harbors:
- a CDS encoding alpha/beta hydrolase has translation MPVKESFINIEEKHGLRKLAYTDWGNEDNKRVLVCVHGLSRNGRDFDFLAKSLEKDYRIICPDVAGRGNSDWLEDKKRYNYTTYVSDILILLENLGLQKIDWVGTSMGGIIGMIIASQKANLINKMVLNDIGMHISGKALDRIFDYVSIKPEFKSYEDAARNLKARMLTFGLETDEQWRHIFKYSIEENNGIYTFRYDAEIVQKIPIITRILGNIKSPRRIGKCPDVNLEKFWNKINCPVFVLRGEVSDILSDETYNKMLASKSQTQGAVIKGVGHAPMLMNDEQISYIGKWLA, from the coding sequence AAGAAAGTTTTATTAATATTGAGGAAAAGCATGGCTTGCGTAAGCTTGCATATACCGATTGGGGCAATGAGGATAACAAACGTGTTTTGGTGTGTGTACATGGTCTTTCCCGCAATGGAAGGGACTTTGATTTTTTAGCGAAAAGCCTTGAGAAGGATTACAGGATAATATGCCCTGACGTGGCAGGCAGGGGAAATAGCGATTGGCTAGAGGATAAAAAAAGATATAATTATACGACCTATGTTTCTGATATTCTTATTTTACTTGAGAATCTTGGCTTGCAAAAAATCGACTGGGTGGGTACGTCTATGGGTGGTATAATAGGTATGATAATAGCATCGCAAAAGGCAAATCTTATCAACAAAATGGTGCTTAATGATATAGGTATGCATATATCGGGTAAGGCTCTGGATAGGATATTCGATTATGTAAGTATAAAACCTGAATTTAAAAGTTATGAAGATGCGGCAAGAAACCTAAAAGCCAGAATGCTGACTTTCGGACTTGAAACCGATGAGCAGTGGCGGCATATTTTCAAGTATAGCATAGAAGAAAATAACGGCATTTATACATTCAGGTATGATGCTGAAATAGTGCAGAAAATTCCAATTATTACCAGAATTTTGGGCAACATCAAAAGTCCCCGCAGGATAGGGAAATGTCCTGACGTGAATCTTGAAAAATTCTGGAATAAAATTAATTGTCCGGTTTTTGTATTAAGGGGCGAAGTGTCCGATATCTTGTCCGATGAAACCTATAATAAAATGCTTGCTTCAAAAAGTCAGACCCAAGGGGCGGTAATCAAAGGTGTAGGGCATGCCCCGATGCTTATGAATGATGAGCAGATATCATATATCGGTAAGTGGCTTGCCTAG